From one Emticicia oligotrophica DSM 17448 genomic stretch:
- a CDS encoding restriction endonuclease subunit S translates to MMWFSRREFDRNAWYYTDADVRGGLPWKSFCDMQLPIPSISKQREIVKEYNVIQNRIALNQAAHSKTRRNRPNDL, encoded by the coding sequence ATGATGTGGTTTTCACGAAGAGAGTTTGACCGAAATGCTTGGTATTACACAGATGCCGATGTTCGTGGTGGTTTGCCTTGGAAATCGTTTTGTGATATGCAGCTCCCGATTCCATCCATTAGCAAACAAAGAGAAATTGTAAAAGAATACAACGTTATTCAAAACCGAATAGCACTCAACCAAGCAGCTCATTCAAAAACTCGAAGAAACCGCCCAAACGATTTATAA